TGATCCTTAGGTAAAGTATTCTTCATAATCATTGTAATGGTTAAGGTGATTGAATTGGCAACAGCAAGTTTTGTGACCAACGGGAGCCGCCCCTTCTGCGTTTCGTGCAGCATGGGGCGAATCGCCGGATGTATTACATCGGCATAAACTTACTTTGTTTTTAGTGAAAATATTAATCTAAATACTTGTAAAGGTTAAATACGCTCATTTCCAGCATATTTACGGATGGTACGATTGTTATAAAGCTAAATGGCATATGAGTTCATAAAATGGACAATCACTCTGATTTACAAAAGAAAATTATTTGAGAATTAAGCTATATCTAAATTCTCAAATGCAACATCAATTACTATTTGTAAACCCAAATAAGTATATTTGCAAATTCAAATATCAACTATTGTTGATTTGTAATCACAAACATACTAATTTTAATTCTGCGAACATCTCTTTATAGTATTTTTCGGATTCAGAAATAGTTATGCTTGTTAATGCAAAGCCTTAAATTTTACCTTTTCAAATATATTTACAATTGCATACGTAGATTTATTATCTATATAAAACATTGATTAACACTAATTTTATAGCATTATAAATCAGTAATATACAAAATATATTTAAATTAATTATTTAATAGTTATCATATCTCAAAGCAATTTATCTAACATTCCTAATACCCGCAATAAACATCATCTGTTTCACAGCGCATACAAACTATCAATTAAAGTTCCACTTTAGTATTGCGCTTTTTTGACTTCCTTGTGTTATGCAATTGCAAATCTTAAAATTAACACTTATTCCACTTTTAGTTCTCAATGCCGAATCTGTGATTGTAAAACGAAACACTATATTTTTCATTAATAAATTTTGCAGTTTAAAATATTATAATTACATTTGCACATCGAATAACAAATATAAATTCTAAGTTTGTAAACTCATGGATCTTGTTTCCAGACTCAAACAATACCTCACGCTACGTGGTATCGGCATTACCCAATTCGCCGATGAGTGTGACATACCCCGCCCCACAGCATCTCAATTGCTTGCAGGACGAAACAAAAAAGTGAGCGACGAAATCATAGGTAAAATACACTTCACCTACCCTGATCTTTCTGTGACGTGGTTGATGTTTGGCGAAGGGGATATGTCAACGGAAGGAAATATTGCAACGTCAGAGCCTGAAAACGCTCTCAAAAAAGACATTTCAGAGATTCAAATACTTGACAATAAACCGGCTGAGACAATTGATGAGGGTTTGTTTTCTGATAAAGAATCTCAACCAGAAAAAACAGGCACAATTGAAAGTGCGGAAATCCAGGAAAGTAGCGAGGAATTTTCGTTTGGCAACAATACTTTTTCATTCTCACATCAGGCAGCCACTGCCGACCCACATGCATCTCGGCCTGCCCAATGTGTGGACGCACCGATGCCTCAATCCAAACCTAAAACAACAGTTCAAGGGAAAGACAGAAGGGTTACAGGGATCGTGGTCTATTATAGTGATTCAACCTATGAATCGTTCATCCCCGATCCTGATGCGAAACATCCGTTCATGCGTTGATCTCAACTCTGAAAATCACCGGCCGAGAACCATCCGGACATGACACCACCCTCACCCCATCATTGAAAAATTTACAGCACCCGCCGTTTCGTAATGACAACGCCTTAGACACAGATGCCACCAAGGCATCCCAGGCATGCGTGCAAAATCCAGGAGGGCATACATCACCGGATTTTATATTCCACTTCTCGCCAACATGAAATGATCTGCACGGTCCCTCCTCCGGATCATCAAGATACATGCTCTGCAAATCTTCATAGCATTCCATACGTACAACTGAGATTCGGCAATCACAAGGCATCACAGAACTGCCGCCACCCTTTTGGGTGTTCACAGCTGCGTAACCCTTAATTATGCCCAATACGACAGCCCCCAATGAGAGAGCTCCTATTTTGCAGAAATGCCTTCTATCCATCGCTTATACATGTACCTGTTGATTTGACAACATGACACAAAATTACAAAATTTGACATAAACACCAAAGTGGCAACGCCGTCACGGAGTCGCCACTTTGATAATAAACCAATCATTATCACATTTCTTGCAATGGAAAAAGTAATTTTGCTATGCATTATTACAACATAGCCTGATGCAAAAAGGTTCATGAAAGGTTGAAAATATTTTTTCATTCTTCATGGAATTTTTGTAATTTTGTCTTTAATGAAAGGTATAGTCATAAAGAATACCGGAAGCAACTACCTGGTACGCACCACAGACGGCATCGACAGGGCTTGCAAAATAAAAGGCAACTTCCGGCTAAAAGGAATCCGCACCACCAATCCGGTTGCAGTCGGCGACATTGTCAGCGTCACCGATGCTGCTGGAGGAGACACTCCATACATTATATCGGTGGAACCACGCCACAACTACATCATACGCCGTTCAAGCAATTTGTCAAAACAGGCTCACATCCTTGCCGCCAATCTTGACCAAGTGTGCTTGATAGTTACACTATTTCACCCCACCACTTCCACAACATTCATCGACCGATTCCTTGCGACAGCCGAAGCCTACCGTGTTCCGGCAGTATTGGTCATAAACAAGATAGATCTTCTTGAGAATGATTCGGAAGCACTGGAATATCTCTCAGCAGTAAAATACCTTTATGAATCCATCGGATACAAAGTGTGCCTCGTCTCTGCAAAAAACGGAGACGGACTTGAATCACTCAAAACGATCCTTGACAGTAAAGTCACTCTGTTTTCAGGGAACTCCGGTGTAGGAAAATCGACTCTTATAAACGACATAATACCTGGAGCGGAACTCGCCACAGCAGAGATATCCAGCATCCATGATACCGGAATGCACACCACGACATTCTCCGAGATGTTCGCTGTACCGGAAATGCCTGAAGGGACCTACATCATTGACACCCCAGGGGTCAAAGGATTCGGCACTCTCGAATTCGAAAAGCATGAGGTCGGGCATTATTTCCCGGAAATATTCCGATATGGCGCAGATTGCCGCTATGGCGACTGCACACACACACATGAACCGGGATGCGCCGTGAAGAACGCGCTTGATGAAAATCTCATCGCCAGATCACGCTATGCTTCCTATCTGTCAATCCTTGAAGATGAGGATGACGACAAATACCGTAAAGGGTATTAAAATTTAGAAGATATTTTGACATGAGTATATCTATAAATAATCTCAAAGTAGAATTCTCGGCTAAATGCCTTTTTGACAATATTTCCTATATCATAAATCGTAAGGACAAGATTGCGCTTGTAGGTAAAAACGGTGCAGGAAAATCAACTATGCTCAAGATTATAGCCGGTTTACAGAAACCGACGTCCGGTAGCGTCGCCACTCCACACGACACAACTATAGGATACCTTCCACAACATATGACAATAAGCGATACCGCTACTGTCATTGAAGAGGTGCGCACAGCTTTCAGCCACATCCATGAGATGCACGCTCGCCTGGACCGCATGAGCAACGAACTCGCCTCCCGCACCGATTATGAATCGACGGAGTACCAGGATCTCATTGAATCCATGACAGCACTCACCGACCGCATCGCCATGGAGGAAAGCGAGAATTGTGAAGCTGAAATGGAAAAGACTCTCATGGGACTTGGTTTCGTCCGTGAGGACTTCAACCGCCCCACATCAGAATTCTCCGGAGGTTGGCGCATGCGCATTGAGCTTGCCAAACTGCTCCTGACACGTCCTGACGTGCTTCTGCTCGACGAGCCCACCAACCACCTTGACATAGAGTCGATACAATGGCTCGAAAATTTCCTGACCACCAAAGCCAATGCCGTAGTTCTTGTGAGCCACGACCGAGCATTCATCGACAATGTGACCAATCGCACCATCGAGATCTCCCTTGGAAAGATTTATGACTACTCTGTAAATTACTCCAAATACGTTGTGTTGCGACAGGAAAGACTGGAACAGCAGATGCGCGCATTCCAGAACCAGCAGAAGATGATCAAGGAAACAGAGGATTTCATAGAGCGGTTCCGCTACAAGGCAACCAAAAGCGTGCAGGTACAGAGCCGCATCAAGCAGCTTGCCAAGATCGACCGCATCGAAGTCGATGAAGTGGACACCTCTCATCTCAATCTAAAATTCCCACCCGCCCCCCGTTCAGGCGATTATCCGGTGATAGCCGACAATGTGGGGAAAGCATACGGGCTACATCAGGTATTTGACAATGCGACATTCACCATCAAGCGCGGTGAGAAAGTGGCGTTTGTCGGTAAAAACGGTGAGGGAAAATCCACCCTTGTCAAATGCATAATGGGAGAAATACCATTTACAGGCAATCTTAAAATAGGACATAACGTCAAAATCGGTTATTTCGCACAGAATCAGGCACAACTTCTTGACGAGGAAATTTCAGTCTTTGACACAATCGACAGAGTTGCTGTAGGTGACATCCGTACCAAGATACGCGACATTCTCGGTGCATTCATGTTTGGCGGTGAGGCTTCCGACAAGAAAGTGAAAGTGCTCTCCGGAGGAGAAAAGACCCGACTGGCAATGATAAGGCTTCTTCTCGAACCTGTCAACCTTCTCATTCTTGATGAGCCCACCAATCACCTTGACATGAAGACCAAGGATATTCTTAAAAATGCCATAAAAGAATTTGACGGCACGGTCATCGTCGTAAGCCACGACCGTGAATTCCTTGACGGTCTGGTGGAAAAGGTTTATGAATTCGGTGGAGGGAAAGTAAAAGAATGTCTCGGAGGTATATACGAATTCCTTGAAAAGAAAAAACTCGCCTCTCTTTCAGAACTTGAACGTTCAACTACACCTACTGAAAAGCCTTCTGCAAAAAAGTCTGAGCAAAAACCTTCGGATGGCCCCAACACTCAGACACAGACACGAAAGCTCTCCTATGCAGAACAGCGTGAACATGAAAAAATTGTCAGAAAAGCGAAAAAGAAAATGGATGAGGCAGAGTCTGAAGTAAGCCGGCTGGAACAAGAAGTGGCAGATATAGAATCAATAATATCTACAGGAAGCTTTCCTTCCGACATCTACGATCGCCATGCAGCCACAACAAAGCAGCTCGAAAACGCAATGTCGCTATGGGAATTAGCAACGCTCGAATATGAGGAAATAAATTCCACAAAATAGCTTCGGCTTTGGGGATGAACAAATTTTGAAGATTTAATCAGAAGCGATTGATGACGGCTTGCCGACAGGATATCCCGAGGCAAAATAAAATACCGTTCTTGGATCAATAGCCTCGCCCCTATATCGTGTCTCAAAATGCAGATGTGGACCTGTAGTATTTCCGGAATTTCCACTCAGGGCTATCGCCTGCCCGGCAACCACATAATCTCCGGGCGAGACTATCGACATCTTCAAATGGGCATATCGCGTCTCCATTCCATCATCATGAATAAGGACGATATAACGCCCATATCCCTTTGCCTCATAATCCACTCTTTCAACCCTACCCGAAAGCGGAGCAAATACAGTGTCTCCGGGATTCATTGCCACATCTATCCCTTTGTGCATTCTTCCGAAGTTGGGTCGATAGCCAAAACCTGAGGTGATACGTCCCCATTCCATACCTTTTAGAGCCCCAATATATCCAGGATAAGGGACCGTGCTTTTTATCCCATTATTGCCAATAATCCCTGACTTATGATATCCACATCCCGAGTAGGCATGTGATATATAATTCAGCGGACTCACTGCCGATATCTTTACATCCTCAGAATGAGAGATTGCAGACAGAATACTGCTGATATCCGCTTTTTCGGATATCTCATCATGTTTCTCATGATTTTCTGATGAAATCATGAATGACAGCACGTCAGACACCTGAGCATGTGAAATGCCGGAGCCTGACGCGATAATAATTGAAATAAAAATCCGTAAGAGAGACATTCCTCTTATCTGCCAATTTCTTGTGAGTTACTCTTCTGCACAATCCGTTTGTTGCTTTTCGCCACCTTCTGCCAGTTTTTTCTTATAATCCTCAAGGAGTGGAGATATCAGTAATATCCAAGCGGCACAAGCCACAAAAGCAAGAAATGTAAATCCGACAAGAATCAGACCTTTTTTTGGACTCATTGCCCGGATAGGCACAGTTGCCGGAGTCACTATGGCATATACAGGTGTGTTCTCCTGCACTTTAGCCTGGGCCTTCTGTACCTGCTGGGCTGTCTGATTGTACAGGTTGAAAGCGAGAGTCGCCTCATTCTCAAGACGATCCTGCATAGTCTGAGCCGAGTGGAATGCAAGCCCCTGGTTCCTGTCAAGATAGTCGGCATAACGCTGCTGTGCTTTGTAATAATTGCTCTGAGCCTCCTCATTAAGTTTCAAAGCATACTCCAGGTCATTACGAGCCTTGTTTGTACGATAGTTTGTCACATATTCCTGAAGGCGAGCCACCACTGTATCAGCAAGCACAGCCGACACAAGGGGATCCTGCATATTCACATCTATTGTAACAACACTCGTTTTTGTGTCGACTGACGCAGAAACCCGCTGATTAAGAGCCTCTACAAGACCATTTTCTTCTACAGTAAGCTGAAAATTGTCAAGTTTCTTCCCCTCGGCAGGCTCATCATTGCTACGCAATGCTCCAAGAAGTTTGAACGGAAGCCCCATAACCGTACTCCACCAAGGAGCCCTAATCTCATTTTCAAGATATTGGCGCACAGTCATTTTTTTGCCGTCATCTTTTGTTGTCACCTGTACATCAAAAAGACTTGTGGTAAAAGGCACCGAACTAACGACATCCGGATAAAGCTGTGGATACACAGCATCTGCTCCAGATGATGAGCTCATAGAAAAGCCTGCCATTGACGCCAATGCGCCAAGACTGCCACCTCCACCCTTGGAATCTGCCACTTCGGGAGCAAGCTTTACCGAAGTAGCATACTCTTTAGGGATGCTGAACGCAACAACCAGACCGAACACTGCTCCACAAGCACTCCAGACAGCCAATTTTTTGCGTTTCTTCCAAAGAGTCATTGCAAGTTCAAGAAGATCGATCTCCATCTCCTCTTCCTGGCTCTTATTTATATCATTTTCCTGCATCGGGCTTATGAATTTACTTAAAGATATTAGTGATTGTGGCAGCCATTGTAGCTACAGAAGTGAAGCTTGTTGCGAGTGTAAGAATCTTGGTCCAGTCCGTACCGCTATTTTTAGGTTTGCTCGGCACAATAATCTGACAACCCGGCTCTATCGGGGTATTCTTCTTTGCTTTGGCAACTGTTCCGTTGAGATAGACAATAAAAGCCTTTCCCTTTTTAGCCTGCTGACCATAGCCTCCAGCCTGATCTATATAATAGCTCAGTTTCTTTCCCGGCTCATACACCACAGCATTAGGGAACATCACATCTCCTGTTATCTTTACAGTACTCTGTTCCTGTGGTACATAAAGCACATCTCCAGGCTGCATCACAAGGTCATAAGTAGACCCCGGATTATTAAGAGCTTTCTGCAAATCGATACCCACATTATATGTATCAGAAACTTCAATCTTGCTAAGGGCAAGAGAATCAGCCTGACCCGCCTGATTGTTAGCCATTGCCAGGCGCAAAGTTTCCTTTCGGGCAATATATTCAGCCTCTGTAAGCTTGCGAGAAAGACTTGCTCCTTTTATATAGGCTCCTTCAATCACCCCTCCGGCGCGTTTCACAAGCTCCGAAACTCGTTCATTACGTCTCTGTAGTACATACTCTCCATCAAAAAGTACTTCACCGTTAATTTCAACAGTGGTCTGAGCTCCATAGCCTGGAGATTTCCTTACCACTACACGATCATACGGTTTAAGGACAAAATGTTCACCCTTTCCTACCGCAAATCCACCGTCTATCGACACGGAATACACATGCGAAAGCTGCTGTGTAGCTGTCACAGAGGTGGGGTCTACAATTCGGCGTGACACATCGACACGCGCAGTGGAGGCTCCTTCAAGCAGACCTCCGGCTTGAAGTATAATGTCCTCGACCGTCATGTTTTCCGCATAAGGATACGTCCCGGGATTGGTCACCTGTCCGGCGATTGTGATATCTCCACGGTCGGTAAGATCATCAATGCTTGAAATCTCGATTATATCATTACGCTTAAGCTCCACATCAGGTGAAATCCCTGCCATAATGTTCTTCAAGTCAAGAGCAATTATCTGTAGCTGCATGTCAGGGCCCTCACGGTAAAGCAGCACACGGTCGTCATAAGCATTATCTGTAAGCCCATCTGCTTTACGTATCAGGTCAGACACAGTACGGATATCACGCCCTATGGCGAACATTCCGGGGCGATATACAGCACCCTTCAACTCAACCCTGTTAGCATAACGGTCAAGTATGGTACCCACTGTTATCATGTCCCCATCCTTTAGACGATAGGAACCGAATTCTCCTCGCTCTATATTATAAAGTTCATTTTCTGTTCCGCTCTGTCGCTCCAGACGCACCATTCCTGAATATGCGTCTCCGGTAAAACCGCCGGCATAATCAAGAATCGTTTTAATGGTCTCATCCGGCTTGATTTCATAGTACATCGGACGCTTCACATTTCCGTCAATGCTAACAAGCTGTTCATAAGGAGGTACAATTATCACATCCCCTTCCTGAAGACGTATGTTTCCATTGGTTTTCCCATTGAAAAGATATTCGTATATGTCGACACCTGCCACTTTTTTATTGTTGCGCAGCACCTGGATGTTACGGAGTGAACCTATATCATTTATCCCTCCTGACAGATAAAGCGCATGGAATACTGACGAAAACGGCGACATACGGAAAGTGCCAGGAGTGGCAACCTCTCCAAGAATATCGACCTGTATCGTGCGCACCTGACCGAGAGTGACCTGCA
The nucleotide sequence above comes from Duncaniella freteri. Encoded proteins:
- a CDS encoding helix-turn-helix domain-containing protein, whose translation is MDLVSRLKQYLTLRGIGITQFADECDIPRPTASQLLAGRNKKVSDEIIGKIHFTYPDLSVTWLMFGEGDMSTEGNIATSEPENALKKDISEIQILDNKPAETIDEGLFSDKESQPEKTGTIESAEIQESSEEFSFGNNTFSFSHQAATADPHASRPAQCVDAPMPQSKPKTTVQGKDRRVTGIVVYYSDSTYESFIPDPDAKHPFMR
- a CDS encoding TIGR04076 family protein; the encoded protein is MDRRHFCKIGALSLGAVVLGIIKGYAAVNTQKGGGSSVMPCDCRISVVRMECYEDLQSMYLDDPEEGPCRSFHVGEKWNIKSGDVCPPGFCTHAWDALVASVSKALSLRNGGCCKFFNDGVRVVSCPDGSRPVIFRVEINA
- the rsgA gene encoding ribosome small subunit-dependent GTPase A translates to MKGIVIKNTGSNYLVRTTDGIDRACKIKGNFRLKGIRTTNPVAVGDIVSVTDAAGGDTPYIISVEPRHNYIIRRSSNLSKQAHILAANLDQVCLIVTLFHPTTSTTFIDRFLATAEAYRVPAVLVINKIDLLENDSEALEYLSAVKYLYESIGYKVCLVSAKNGDGLESLKTILDSKVTLFSGNSGVGKSTLINDIIPGAELATAEISSIHDTGMHTTTFSEMFAVPEMPEGTYIIDTPGVKGFGTLEFEKHEVGHYFPEIFRYGADCRYGDCTHTHEPGCAVKNALDENLIARSRYASYLSILEDEDDDKYRKGY
- a CDS encoding ABC-F family ATP-binding cassette domain-containing protein, which translates into the protein MSISINNLKVEFSAKCLFDNISYIINRKDKIALVGKNGAGKSTMLKIIAGLQKPTSGSVATPHDTTIGYLPQHMTISDTATVIEEVRTAFSHIHEMHARLDRMSNELASRTDYESTEYQDLIESMTALTDRIAMEESENCEAEMEKTLMGLGFVREDFNRPTSEFSGGWRMRIELAKLLLTRPDVLLLDEPTNHLDIESIQWLENFLTTKANAVVLVSHDRAFIDNVTNRTIEISLGKIYDYSVNYSKYVVLRQERLEQQMRAFQNQQKMIKETEDFIERFRYKATKSVQVQSRIKQLAKIDRIEVDEVDTSHLNLKFPPAPRSGDYPVIADNVGKAYGLHQVFDNATFTIKRGEKVAFVGKNGEGKSTLVKCIMGEIPFTGNLKIGHNVKIGYFAQNQAQLLDEEISVFDTIDRVAVGDIRTKIRDILGAFMFGGEASDKKVKVLSGGEKTRLAMIRLLLEPVNLLILDEPTNHLDMKTKDILKNAIKEFDGTVIVVSHDREFLDGLVEKVYEFGGGKVKECLGGIYEFLEKKKLASLSELERSTTPTEKPSAKKSEQKPSDGPNTQTQTRKLSYAEQREHEKIVRKAKKKMDEAESEVSRLEQEVADIESIISTGSFPSDIYDRHAATTKQLENAMSLWELATLEYEEINSTK
- a CDS encoding M23 family metallopeptidase, with protein sequence MISSENHEKHDEISEKADISSILSAISHSEDVKISAVSPLNYISHAYSGCGYHKSGIIGNNGIKSTVPYPGYIGALKGMEWGRITSGFGYRPNFGRMHKGIDVAMNPGDTVFAPLSGRVERVDYEAKGYGRYIVLIHDDGMETRYAHLKMSIVSPGDYVVAGQAIALSGNSGNTTGPHLHFETRYRGEAIDPRTVFYFASGYPVGKPSSIASD
- a CDS encoding Wzz/FepE/Etk N-terminal domain-containing protein, with translation MQENDINKSQEEEMEIDLLELAMTLWKKRKKLAVWSACGAVFGLVVAFSIPKEYATSVKLAPEVADSKGGGGSLGALASMAGFSMSSSSGADAVYPQLYPDVVSSVPFTTSLFDVQVTTKDDGKKMTVRQYLENEIRAPWWSTVMGLPFKLLGALRSNDEPAEGKKLDNFQLTVEENGLVEALNQRVSASVDTKTSVVTIDVNMQDPLVSAVLADTVVARLQEYVTNYRTNKARNDLEYALKLNEEAQSNYYKAQQRYADYLDRNQGLAFHSAQTMQDRLENEATLAFNLYNQTAQQVQKAQAKVQENTPVYAIVTPATVPIRAMSPKKGLILVGFTFLAFVACAAWILLISPLLEDYKKKLAEGGEKQQTDCAEE
- a CDS encoding SLBB domain-containing protein yields the protein MRRVLLPLFMVCSLMVSALTDQQVIDYIKKQSAAGKTEQQIGKELLAKGVTPDQAKRIKAKYEAQQRGEAADSRNSTSVNGDRRRGNSENSRQKDNVSTRRNYEKGVSQSRIQGGPVDFTSADDSYYNNDNNGLLYENVNLAIDSLNYKEIYGHKIFNTQALSFEPSENLATPQNYRLGPGDEVIIDIWGTSEDHLREMISPEGSIMIAQIGPVYLNGMTISDANKHIKNAFSRKYAGMSEAETDVQVTLGQVRTIQVDILGEVATPGTFRMSPFSSVFHALYLSGGINDIGSLRNIQVLRNNKKVAGVDIYEYLFNGKTNGNIRLQEGDVIIVPPYEQLVSIDGNVKRPMYYEIKPDETIKTILDYAGGFTGDAYSGMVRLERQSGTENELYNIERGEFGSYRLKDGDMITVGTILDRYANRVELKGAVYRPGMFAIGRDIRTVSDLIRKADGLTDNAYDDRVLLYREGPDMQLQIIALDLKNIMAGISPDVELKRNDIIEISSIDDLTDRGDITIAGQVTNPGTYPYAENMTVEDIILQAGGLLEGASTARVDVSRRIVDPTSVTATQQLSHVYSVSIDGGFAVGKGEHFVLKPYDRVVVRKSPGYGAQTTVEINGEVLFDGEYVLQRRNERVSELVKRAGGVIEGAYIKGASLSRKLTEAEYIARKETLRLAMANNQAGQADSLALSKIEVSDTYNVGIDLQKALNNPGSTYDLVMQPGDVLYVPQEQSTVKITGDVMFPNAVVYEPGKKLSYYIDQAGGYGQQAKKGKAFIVYLNGTVAKAKKNTPIEPGCQIIVPSKPKNSGTDWTKILTLATSFTSVATMAATITNIFK